Below is a window of Tolypothrix bouteillei VB521301 DNA.
AACAAGTACCAGGGCGTTGTTTATTTGTAGGAAGTTCCGCAGATCACAACCTGCTTTCTCTCCAGTGGTTTCTCAGCAATGTATGGCCGATTGTTTTACAATCAGTTCCCCATTGCAGTCTTCATATTTGCGGTTCTGTATGCGATGGAATTGAAAAAACTTTTCCAAATGTTCGCTTTCTCGGTAGAGTAGAGGATTTGAAACCCGAATACAGTAGTGCAGAGGTATGCCTCATTCCTCTGATCATTGGTAGCGGTTTAAAAATCAAGCTTGTAGAAGCTTTATCACACAATCGGGCATGTATCTCAACAACTGTTGGTATTCAAGGGCTGCTTGAGATAGCAGGTCGTGCTGTTCTAGTGGCAGATACTCCTGAAGATTTTACAACAGCTATACATACACTGTTAACTAATGCAGAAAAACGCCAATATATGGAAGAACAAGCCGGCAAGTATGTGACTGAAAAACTTTCCCCTAAAGCAGCATATCAGCCATTTGTAGACAGGATTGAACAACACTTACAACAAGTCGCAAACAGAACCACGAAACAATCAGTTGATAACGGTTTCACTGGTAGCAGAGACTTGACCTCCAATTTAATAAATAATTAGGGAGAGACAGTATGAAATTTGATTGGCTAATTATAGGCGCTGGATACTCTGCTTGTGTAATAGCTGAACGAGTTGCTAATGAGCTTGGGCAAAGAGTACTGATTGTCGAGAAGAGAGACCACATCGGTGGTAACGCTTACGATTACTACAACGAGCATGGCATCTTAGTTCATAAATACGGTCCCCATATTTTCCATACCAAATCAAAAAAAGTTTGGGATTATCTCTCGCAATTTACAGAGTGGAGACCCTACTATCATCACGTGCTTGGAGTGTTGGAAGGTAAAAAAGTTCCTATCCCTTTCAATCTCAACTCTCTCTATGCTCTTTTTCCTCCAAAATATGCAGAAAAGCTAGAGAATTTGCTTCTAGAGCACTTTGGTTTTGGAGTCAAAGTACCCATTTTGAAACTGCGTGAGAGCGCTAGTGGCGATCTAACCTTCCTAGCTGATTACATTTATAACAATGTCTTTCTCCACTACACTATGAAGCAATGGGGTGTGAAACCAGAGGAACTCGATCGGGGAGTCACCGGACGTGTTCCCGTGTACATTAGTCGGGATAACCGTTACTTTCAAGACCCCTATCAAGCAATGCCCAAACTTGGTTATACTGAAATGTTTCGCCAAATGGTAGCTCACCCCAATATTAAAGTCCTATTAAACACAGACTACCGTGAGATTATCAACGAAGTTAAGTTTAACAGAATAATTTGCACGGGTCCGATTGATACCTTCTTCGATTATATGTACGGCGAGTTGCCTTACCGTAGCATCAACTTTAAGTTCGAGACTTTAGACCAAGAAAAGTATCAAGAAGTTGGTACAGTCAACTACCCCAACGATTACGACATTACCCGCATTACGGAACAAAAATATCTCTCAGGGCAAACTTCACCCAAAACCACCTTGGTCATGGAATATCCTCAAGCTTATGTACCAGGGAAAAACGATCCCTATTACCCTATCCTCAATGAGGAGAACCGCGAATGTCTGGAGCTTTACCTAAAAGAAGTAGAGAAACTCAACGGTACAGTACTATTTGCAGGGCGTCTGGCAGATTATAAGTACTACGATATGGATCAAGCAGTTATTCGAGCACTTGGTTTGTTTGAAAAAGAAATAGCACAGACTACAATAAAATAAAAATAATATTTGAGAGAAAAAGGTAATAGCTAGCTATTCAATGAGTAAAGCTCTATTAAATCATGGTACTGCATCTACTAAAGAAACAAAATATGTATTGAATAGGTATAAACCAAATGAACATTGTTAGCAGAATTCAATTTCCTCGTACACCCGAAACTTCTGGGTTGTACATGAAATGCAATGAGGCAGCAGTGCTTAATTTTTATGAAGAAAATACAGAAGTATCCTTAACAAAAAATGGTATTTTATCCTTCAATTCTTACTTTAATTCATTATACGAGAAATTCTATGCTAAATATACAGAACTTTACTCTCTGTATTACTTATTAAAGCTTGAAGGTGATTTTCAAGTCTCTCTCTACAGAGAATTCCATGATAAAGAAAACAGGGAGCTTATTCACGTAGAGATCTTTGAAAATTGCCAAAATTCACAACCTGTAAAAATCTTGCTACCAAATTCTTGGCGGAGTGAAGATGCTGGTAGAGTTTACTTGGAAATAACCTGCTTAAGTGAACGTGGTTCATTCAAGAATGGATTCATAGCAACCGAGCAACCCAGAGTTAGGGAAGTAGCCTTGGGTATTGTGACTTGTACATTTAAGAAAGAAACTTATGTTAAAAATACAGTTAACACTATTATAAAAGACAACTTTTTGCAAGATAAAAAACTAAAAATAATTGTTGTTGATAACGGGAAAACATTAAAAAAAGATGATTTTATAGACTCAAGAGTTCAATTAATTCCTAACAGAAATTTAGGTGGAGCCGGAGGATTTACTAGAGGCTTAATACAAGCATTTCAGGAAGCAGTTCACACGCATTTCCTATTTATGGATGATGATATAGAGTTAGAAAGTGAATCTATTTACAGGCTTTTCACTTTGTATGAGTATGCAAATCAAGATTTTGCAATTTCTGGTAGTATGTTGGATTTGTATAAGAAGCATATATTGTATGAAGCAGGAGCGCTATATTCTAAATTCTTAAATACTGATGGTAGCTATGGATACAATCCATTTGCAGTTGTTCCCTTGAAAAAGAATCTTAATCTTAATAACTTTGCAGATAAAAACAGTTTAATATTTGAAGATAAACCAGAGTATGGAGCATTTTGGTTTTTCGCTTTTTCGAGAAAAATTATTGAAGAAATAGGTTTACCAATGCCTTTCTTTATAAGGGCAGATGATATAGAGTTCGGCTTAAGGATTACAAAACACCTTGGTAAACAAATAGTAGCTTTCCCTGGTATAGCTGTTTGGCACGAACCTTTTTATACTAAAAATCCTGTTTGGACTGATTACTATTCATCTCGGAACCAGTTGGTGATACATTCTATCCGTGATTCATTAAAATATTTAAATGCTGTCAAGTTTCTCACTAAAATTTTGTTGCATAAACTCTTGATTTTTGATTACAACTCAGCGGAAATGATGTTAAGGTCTTTTGAGGATTATATGAAAGGACCTTCGCTACTTAAAACCGAAGATCCGGAAACAATACATAATAATATTTTGAAACTAAGTCAAAGCTATAAAACTCAAAATATACAATTTGATGATACATCCCATGGCGATATTAAAATCAAAAAAGAAACTAATAATAGTAAGAAAAATACTTTTTACAAAGTTCTATTTTTAATAACTATTAATGGTCATTTATTACCAAATTTTTTACTAAGTAATGAGAATGTATTTTACTGGATTGGTTCTGAGTATGAGGACTGGTGGACTAAAGTATTTGCAAAAAAGCAAATTTTTATATGCCGAGAAAGTAACCCATCTATTGTGCGTCATCAAATAAGTAGAACTGTATGCTTTGCCATTTTGTTGAGGTGGTTCCAACTTGTTATTAAAAATGCTTCTAAATGGAAATCGAACAGTTCTGAATGGAGAGAGGCTTTCAAAGATTTCACTACCCTTGAATTTTGGAAAGAATATCTCAAGCTCAATGAGCAAAATTAACAGCTTAAATACAAGCGCAATCAAAAATTTAAGTCTGAGCATTACCTTATGCAAACACTACAAACTGAGCAGCTACAACCTATTAATCTTACCCCAATCCCAGATAATCCATTAGTTTCAGTATTAGTTCCAAACTATAACTATGCCAAATACATAGGGGAGGCTTTGGATAGTGTTCTTAGCCAAACTTATCAGAATTTTGAAGTTATAGTCTGCGACGACGGCTCTGCCGATAACTCTTGTGAAGTTGTCAAAACTTATGTTCAGAAAGACTCTAGAATTAAGCTGATCGATAAGGAGAATGGAGGAGTTGCGACTGCTCTAAATCGGGCATATCGCGAAAGTAAGGGAGAGATTATTTGCCTACTAGATGCAGATGACATTTGGATGAATAACAAACTGCAAAGAATTTTAGAGGTATTTAAATCCAACCCTCAAAGTGGTCTTGCTATTCATAATGTGATTAAAATTGATGCTCAAGGCAACTTTATCAATTCCACTCCCCACTACCGGAAATTAGCGATAGGTTGGATGGCACAATTTGCACTGGAAAATGGTGGATTTGTTTACGATATACCTCCAGCTTCTGCATTAAGTATGAGACGTGAAGTAACAAACTTGTTATTTCCTCTAAATGAGACCTTTAGAAGCAATGCAGATAGTCTGATCTTTCGTCTTGCGCCATTTATAACAGTCATTGGTACTGTAAGCGAGGTGTTAAGTAAATTCCGTTTCCACGGAGCAAATACAACAAGCCTATTGACTGTAACAGCAGAACGTTTGGAACGAGAGGAAGTTGTTTTTGAACGCTTGCACCAAGAACAAAAACGATTTTTAACAGAGGTTTATGGTGCATCAATAGCAAAGAGACTAAGTGACTTGAAGCACAGTGTGTTAGTCTGCAATGCTCGTTACTTAGTTGCTCGTCTTCGAGATAAACCAGGAAAAGAGCGCAAGCAAGTTCACCAACAGCTTGTTTCTCACCCACAATTTCATGAATATTTTGGGGAAGCTTTATTTCAAAAGTGGTTAGTGCAATGGGGTCAGTATTGTCCCGATGCATTTTTTGTATTCTTGTTTGACCAAGTTTATGGTTCTGGTTCCCTTAAGCGTATAGCAAGATTTTTGTTTAAGCGCAAGCAAACTGTAAATTTTGTGGGTGGGTAATTGAAAGTCTTGTAAGCCGAATACCATTGGCTGTTCCGTAACCTTCCGGATAGATGCCTGAAGCCATGGAAAATATTATTACTTAATGCCCACATACTAAAGCGCGATCGCCCTTCCTGAAATTGGTGAAGTACTTTAGTCCAAACAAAATTGAGCCACTACCGGCTTGCTTAGCATCATGTAACATTCTGTAATACTTTGTAGCTAAACGTTGGTCTTCGCACACCTAATGTCCTTTCTATAAAAAGGGATTTGTCAAATGCTGAAACTAAACCTTGGTTGTGGTTCCCAAACTCCAAATGGCTGGGTAAATGTAGATTATGCGCTTGGCGCTTGGATAGCAAAGCTACCAGTTTTTTCTCTCATAAACAAAGTTTTTAGAATTATTAACATTGATTGGTCAGATGAAATTTTCATGCATGACCTCAGGAAAAGATTTCCTTGGAAAGATAATTCAGTCAATATTATTTATAGCTCTCATACTCTAGAGCATTTGTCAAAAACTGAAGGACTAAATTTTCTCAGAGAATGTTATCGAGTTTTGAAGCCCAATGGCATTATTCGGATCGTAGTTCCAGACTTAAAAGCGATTGTTGACAAGTATCAGCAGGGTGAAATAGCAGCCGATGAAGTCCTCGACCAACTTCATGTCAGCTATGAGTCGCCTGACGACGGATTCCTGAAGCAAAAACTAGCACCATTTATTCGATTTCCTCATAAGTGTATGTATGACACTCCCACGTTATTACGGGTTATGTCTGATATTGGTTTTGAGGTTGCTAGCAAGCAGGGTTTTGAAAGTGAGATTGACGACGTAGAGATAGTCGAACTATCAGATCGAACTATTGAGGCTGTCATTGTGGAAGGGAGAAAAACATCTAGTTACTCTTACAAGGCGAGGGAATTCACGCAGCCTATTTCTGTAGCTGTTTAAAGTTTACTAAATAGAGAGTAGAATCCCCTATCGCTCCTCATCCACAAAAGTTGAAGGCTTTATTATGCAAGATAAATTTCGCTTAGGTGTTGTATTTACACATCCAACCCAACACCACGCGCCTTTATGGCGAAAACTCAATGAACAACCCGGAGTTTCAGTATCGGCTTTTTACCTCTGTAATGAGAACCAAGTGGGAGGAGATCCAGAACTGAGAAGCACAGAACCTTGGGACGTGGATCTAGTCAGTGGTTATCAATACGAGTATCTAAAAACTTTGACCGGAAAAATCTCTTCTCAGGTCAACAAAAAACTGTTCAATCCTGGGTTATGGACTCGCTTAACACCGCAAAATGTGGATGCAGTTTTTCTACCTAGTTTATCGACATACTCTTACCGCTTAACCGTTCTTCTGTGTAAGTTGCGGGGTATCCCAATCATCATGCAGAATGATGCAACTATTATCACAGATAATTTTTATAAGAGAACCCGAAAAATTGCAATTTCTGTGCTTTATCCATGGACATTTAATTTGGCAGATTACTGGATTTCTAGTGGTGACCATAATGAAATTTATTTGCGACATTATGGAATCCCTGATGAAAAAATGGTACGTGGTTGCTACCCTGTCGATCGGGATAGGTTTGAAGCAACAATTACGCAACATCAACAGGAAATTCAACAAATCCGCCAACAACTTTGCTGGAATGACGATACCTTGCTCTATGGCTTTACAGGTAAATACATTGAGCGGAAAAATCCATTTGAATTTATAGAGGCGATCGCCAAAGCTCATCAAAGAGATCCTCGTATCAGAGGAATTATGATTGGTGGCGGTGTATTGGAAACCGAAATCAACAAACACCTCGCCGCCTTGAATGGAGAAGTTCTTAACTTAGGCTTCGTTAACCAAAGTCAGCTTCCGCTGTATTACGCAGCAATGGATATTTTTATTTCCACATCCCGTATCGATCCCCACCCACTAGTCATTTCGGAAGCCATGGCTGCAGGTTGTCCAGCAATTCTCAGCGATCGCTGTGGTAACTGGGGCTATAATGACACTGTTCAACACCGTTACAATGGACTGGTTTATCCCTGCGGTAATGTCAATGCTTTGGTTGAAGCAATACTAACCTTAACTGACGGTAATATCCGTAACGCTTACAGCCAACGCGCTAAAGAAGTGTTTTCACATCAAGATTTGAACTGCGAGCTAAACGCATTTTTAGAAATTATTAGCAAAATAAAAAGCAAGCAGGGAAAAGCGGCTGTGGGCTTACAGCAGACACTGCTTCAAACAAAATCCAACGGAATACCTGTCAAATCATCCTAGTTATCAAAAGTTACTATGCGCGTTGCAATTCTTCGTAGAACGCCAGGAGTTTTTTTCAGCATGGATGTCTATGCTGATGCTTTGGTTAGTGGGCTTAAGGCGGTTCGTCCTTCTTGGGAAATTGTTGAATTTGCGCCAGAACTAAATCCCGATAAAAAAGAGAAGTCCTGGTTATATGGTGTTTGGAGCTATTATGAACGTTACTGGCGTTATCCTTTAGTGGTAAGAAAAAAACAAGCTGACATCTTCCACATCATAGATCACAGTGATGGTCATCTAGCCCGTTGGCTTAAGAGAAATCATCAACTAGGTGTAGTAACATGCCACGATTTAATTAATTTAATTCAACCAGAGAACATCTACGACCAGGCAAGGATATCTTTTGTCAGTACAGCAGCTTGGAAATTTTCTATCAGAGGAATGCACCAAGCCGATCGTATTATCACTGTTTCATCACACACTGCACAAGATGTCGTGCGTGAATTGAAGATAGAGCCAGAGCGGATTGCAGTTGTACCAAACGGAGTTGAGCGTATCTTTCACCTCCTTCCTCAGGATGATATAGCATCGTTTAGACAACAACACCGTGTTTCACCAGAAACTTTATGTATACTCAATGTGGGTTCAAATCATCCACGCAAGAATATTTTTACAGCATTGAAAGTCATTAAAGCGCTTAAAGATAAAGGATTATCTATTCAGTTTTGGAAAGCAGGTGCAGATTTTACTGCCGAGCAAAAAAAATTTATTCAAACACACAGCTTAGAAAACTGCGTCACCTATTTAGGTAAGCCAGACAAAGAGAGCTTAGTTAATATTTATAACGCAGCTGATGTGCTTTTATCTCCCTCACTTTATGAGGGTTTTGGAATAACAATTTTAGAGGCAATGGCGTGTGGGACAGTTGTCATCACTTCTAATGTAACATCACTTCCAGAAGTCGCGGGTGATGCTGCTATTTTAGTAGCACCAAACGATGTTACAACGATGGTGAAGGCTGTAGGCGAGCTTTTAGAAAAACCTTTATATCGAAAATCATTAGTCGAACGCGGTTTAGCAAGGGTCAAAATGTTTACATGGGAGAAAACAGCGGAGCAAGTTGCCACTCTTTATGAAAAACTTCTGGAAAAAGAAAGGAAAAATTAGTTATCTATGAATTAATTCAAGAGGATTTTTAAAATGCACATTTTAAGTGTACATAACAAGTATCAAATCCGTGGGGGAGAAGATGAATCTCGCGAATCTGAAGAAAAGCTCCTGCAAGAGATGGGTCACCAAGTAGATGTGTATGAAGAAGATAATCAGCAAATTGCATCTCTAAATCCAGCACAATTAGGGTTGAAAACAATTTGGTCAAAAGAAGCTTACAATATAGTCAAACAAAAACTTCGTAGCGCACCCTACGATATTGTCCACATCCAAAATTTTTTTCCTTTAATTTCTCCCTCAGTATATTATGCTGCCAAGGAAGAGGGAGTACCTGTAGTTCAAACTTTACATAACTATCGACTGCTATGCCCGAACGCTCTATTTTTCCGAAACGGAGGCATTTGTGAAGACTGTTTGGGTCAGTTAATCCCTTATCCCGCAGTGATGCATAGTTGTTATCGCAACAGTCAAATTGCTAGTGGCGGAGTAGCAACAATGATTAGCCTGCATCGAAGTATGAATACCTGGACAAAAATGGTAGATGCATATATTGCTCTTACAGAGTTTGCAAAACAAAAATTTATTGCAGGTGGTCTTCCTGAAGAAAAGATATTAGTTAAACCAAACTTTGTGAGTCACGATCCTGGTTTTAGTACAGAGTCTGGTGGCTTTGCGCTTTTTGTAGGGAGACTTTCTGTAGAAAAGGGTTTAGATACTTTATTAACTGCTTGGGAGCACCTTGGTACACAAATCCCTCTCAAAATTGTCGGTGATGGTCCCCTAGCTGACCAAGTCGTAAAAGCAGCAAAACGACTTCCTCAAGTTGAATGGCTAGGACGCAAACCAATGTCAGAAGTTTATACCTTAATGGGTGAAGCAATGTTTTTAGTGTTTCCGTCGAAATGGTATGAAACCTTTGGTCGCGTAGCAATTGAGGCTTTTGCCAAAGGAACTCCAGTCATAGCTGCTAATATTGGTGCTATTGCAGAACTTGTAGATTCTGGTCGTACCGGGCTGCATTTCTGTCCTGGGGATGCAGGGGATTTAGCAGCAAAGGTAGAGTGGGTTTTAGCGAATCCAAAAAAGCTAGCTCAGATGCGTCAGGAAGCGCGGGCTGAGTTTGAAGCCAAGTATACTGCTGAGAAAAACTACCAAAAGCTTATTGAAATTTATACTAAAATTAATAAGATTGTAGCTTGATTAATTGCAGAAAAAGGGTAATAAATGAGATCGGAAATAGAGCTTTATAAAAAAAAAGACGGATATGTTAGAAACTCCATTCTATTACTATTAGCATTTGCTACTGCTTTCTTTCCTCGAATTATAGACGCTATAGGCGCACCTCCAACTATTAATTTTGTTCACTTTGTAATTGTTCCTCTTGCTTGTGGAATTATAATTAGTACAACTAAAGTTAGGAATAAAAAGCAGAAATCTATTGCGAAAATTCTCTTAATAAGCTTATTCGTCCTACTAGGTGTCATGATTATTAGTGCTCTTCTAAATCAAGCTGGAGTTATTAATGTTTTCTTAGATTGGATGTTGCTTACTGAGCCTTTTCTAGTAATTATAGCAATGGTTTCTATCCCCTTTTCTATTGAAAGGTTCAAAAAGTTTAAAACTTGGATTATGGGCTTTATTAGCCTACATATTTTTTTGGCTTTTGCCCAGCACTTTCTAATTACCTTTGGCATTCTTCGAGTAACTAGTATGCAGCCCTTTGACAATGTCCAAGGAGTTTTCTACCTTTCTGGCTCTGGCCATGTTGTTGGTGCTTCTGTTTCTATGTCTTTTGGTTTGTACTTTTGGCTCAGTACAAAAGGAACCCCAATCTGGTTGCGAGCTTCTGTGTTTACTACAGCCTTCATTCAACTTTTATTTGCTGATGCAAAGCAGGTAATCGTAGTCTGGATGATAGCCTGGGTACTACTGGTACTAACTAGATTAAAAGACATAAAAACTGCTCTACAATATATAATAGCTGCTATATTGGTTAGTTATTTGCTATATTGGT
It encodes the following:
- the glf gene encoding UDP-galactopyranose mutase is translated as MKFDWLIIGAGYSACVIAERVANELGQRVLIVEKRDHIGGNAYDYYNEHGILVHKYGPHIFHTKSKKVWDYLSQFTEWRPYYHHVLGVLEGKKVPIPFNLNSLYALFPPKYAEKLENLLLEHFGFGVKVPILKLRESASGDLTFLADYIYNNVFLHYTMKQWGVKPEELDRGVTGRVPVYISRDNRYFQDPYQAMPKLGYTEMFRQMVAHPNIKVLLNTDYREIINEVKFNRIICTGPIDTFFDYMYGELPYRSINFKFETLDQEKYQEVGTVNYPNDYDITRITEQKYLSGQTSPKTTLVMEYPQAYVPGKNDPYYPILNEENRECLELYLKEVEKLNGTVLFAGRLADYKYYDMDQAVIRALGLFEKEIAQTTIK
- a CDS encoding glycosyltransferase — its product is MNIVSRIQFPRTPETSGLYMKCNEAAVLNFYEENTEVSLTKNGILSFNSYFNSLYEKFYAKYTELYSLYYLLKLEGDFQVSLYREFHDKENRELIHVEIFENCQNSQPVKILLPNSWRSEDAGRVYLEITCLSERGSFKNGFIATEQPRVREVALGIVTCTFKKETYVKNTVNTIIKDNFLQDKKLKIIVVDNGKTLKKDDFIDSRVQLIPNRNLGGAGGFTRGLIQAFQEAVHTHFLFMDDDIELESESIYRLFTLYEYANQDFAISGSMLDLYKKHILYEAGALYSKFLNTDGSYGYNPFAVVPLKKNLNLNNFADKNSLIFEDKPEYGAFWFFAFSRKIIEEIGLPMPFFIRADDIEFGLRITKHLGKQIVAFPGIAVWHEPFYTKNPVWTDYYSSRNQLVIHSIRDSLKYLNAVKFLTKILLHKLLIFDYNSAEMMLRSFEDYMKGPSLLKTEDPETIHNNILKLSQSYKTQNIQFDDTSHGDIKIKKETNNSKKNTFYKVLFLITINGHLLPNFLLSNENVFYWIGSEYEDWWTKVFAKKQIFICRESNPSIVRHQISRTVCFAILLRWFQLVIKNASKWKSNSSEWREAFKDFTTLEFWKEYLKLNEQN
- a CDS encoding glycosyltransferase family 2 protein: MQTLQTEQLQPINLTPIPDNPLVSVLVPNYNYAKYIGEALDSVLSQTYQNFEVIVCDDGSADNSCEVVKTYVQKDSRIKLIDKENGGVATALNRAYRESKGEIICLLDADDIWMNNKLQRILEVFKSNPQSGLAIHNVIKIDAQGNFINSTPHYRKLAIGWMAQFALENGGFVYDIPPASALSMRREVTNLLFPLNETFRSNADSLIFRLAPFITVIGTVSEVLSKFRFHGANTTSLLTVTAERLEREEVVFERLHQEQKRFLTEVYGASIAKRLSDLKHSVLVCNARYLVARLRDKPGKERKQVHQQLVSHPQFHEYFGEALFQKWLVQWGQYCPDAFFVFLFDQVYGSGSLKRIARFLFKRKQTVNFVGG
- a CDS encoding class I SAM-dependent methyltransferase, which encodes MLKLNLGCGSQTPNGWVNVDYALGAWIAKLPVFSLINKVFRIINIDWSDEIFMHDLRKRFPWKDNSVNIIYSSHTLEHLSKTEGLNFLRECYRVLKPNGIIRIVVPDLKAIVDKYQQGEIAADEVLDQLHVSYESPDDGFLKQKLAPFIRFPHKCMYDTPTLLRVMSDIGFEVASKQGFESEIDDVEIVELSDRTIEAVIVEGRKTSSYSYKAREFTQPISVAV
- a CDS encoding glycosyltransferase family 4 protein, whose amino-acid sequence is MQDKFRLGVVFTHPTQHHAPLWRKLNEQPGVSVSAFYLCNENQVGGDPELRSTEPWDVDLVSGYQYEYLKTLTGKISSQVNKKLFNPGLWTRLTPQNVDAVFLPSLSTYSYRLTVLLCKLRGIPIIMQNDATIITDNFYKRTRKIAISVLYPWTFNLADYWISSGDHNEIYLRHYGIPDEKMVRGCYPVDRDRFEATITQHQQEIQQIRQQLCWNDDTLLYGFTGKYIERKNPFEFIEAIAKAHQRDPRIRGIMIGGGVLETEINKHLAALNGEVLNLGFVNQSQLPLYYAAMDIFISTSRIDPHPLVISEAMAAGCPAILSDRCGNWGYNDTVQHRYNGLVYPCGNVNALVEAILTLTDGNIRNAYSQRAKEVFSHQDLNCELNAFLEIISKIKSKQGKAAVGLQQTLLQTKSNGIPVKSS
- a CDS encoding glycosyltransferase family 4 protein yields the protein MRVAILRRTPGVFFSMDVYADALVSGLKAVRPSWEIVEFAPELNPDKKEKSWLYGVWSYYERYWRYPLVVRKKQADIFHIIDHSDGHLARWLKRNHQLGVVTCHDLINLIQPENIYDQARISFVSTAAWKFSIRGMHQADRIITVSSHTAQDVVRELKIEPERIAVVPNGVERIFHLLPQDDIASFRQQHRVSPETLCILNVGSNHPRKNIFTALKVIKALKDKGLSIQFWKAGADFTAEQKKFIQTHSLENCVTYLGKPDKESLVNIYNAADVLLSPSLYEGFGITILEAMACGTVVITSNVTSLPEVAGDAAILVAPNDVTTMVKAVGELLEKPLYRKSLVERGLARVKMFTWEKTAEQVATLYEKLLEKERKN
- a CDS encoding glycosyltransferase family 4 protein — protein: MHILSVHNKYQIRGGEDESRESEEKLLQEMGHQVDVYEEDNQQIASLNPAQLGLKTIWSKEAYNIVKQKLRSAPYDIVHIQNFFPLISPSVYYAAKEEGVPVVQTLHNYRLLCPNALFFRNGGICEDCLGQLIPYPAVMHSCYRNSQIASGGVATMISLHRSMNTWTKMVDAYIALTEFAKQKFIAGGLPEEKILVKPNFVSHDPGFSTESGGFALFVGRLSVEKGLDTLLTAWEHLGTQIPLKIVGDGPLADQVVKAAKRLPQVEWLGRKPMSEVYTLMGEAMFLVFPSKWYETFGRVAIEAFAKGTPVIAANIGAIAELVDSGRTGLHFCPGDAGDLAAKVEWVLANPKKLAQMRQEARAEFEAKYTAEKNYQKLIEIYTKINKIVA